Proteins encoded by one window of Cydia fagiglandana chromosome Z, ilCydFagi1.1, whole genome shotgun sequence:
- the LOC134678493 gene encoding ichor — translation MKCAGVAGSGGGDELLLGACWLDPKLDASSPPPTCHELLDSLLAPPPLAELKPLPPFTGYTGHLSINGISGHHYHAIAQRLPEENNNYPTQSGYGADHDVVSSSTCAAETEPPDLEDVKPFPLDADTKPFSAENSAPGAPDSCATSCSPPAKMFDDGHKQDMYDISSIEDIAAIIGSAIADTTVPSQPEDPERNDSRDSWMDIDAWIAGACSQHSDKIVPQDLAEFLPSSPPPSLPSSHHPGLDFPCKPGQEFSKSQEFLHKISSHGQAGSTLQTLLTHGYMPLLQNRLQNGPPVKQEAPSSTSFGMDVISTSSPPGNAVSTTDGVGGLLNGRYPPHYALSLKPDGLCSPDRLLGYPHAHTTTATPSSKSKRSRAKAKQSSNGGNIHGSSLAFPSATAAELSGLLGKEKPVHRCGICNRGFLNKSNIKVHLRTHTGEKPFRCDVCAKAFRQKAHLIKHQQIHKRIGRD, via the coding sequence ATGAAGTGCGCGGGGGTCGCCGGCAGCGGGGGCGGCGACGAGCTCCTTCTCGGCGCGTGCTGGCTCGACCCCAAGCTGGATGCCTCTTCGCCCCCTCCCACCTGCCATGAATTGTTGGATTCTCTACTAGCTCCACCTCCGCTGGCAGAACTAAAACCGTTGCCTCCTTTTACTGGCTATACTGGTCACCTTTCGATAAATGGTATCTCTGGGCACCATTACCACGCCATCGCTCAACGTCTTCCAGAAGAAAACAATAACTACCCCACACAAAGTGGATATGGTGCTGATCACGACGTTGTCTCATCTTCAACTTGTGCCGCGGAGACTGAGCCACCTGATCTCGAAGATGTTAAACCTTTCCCGCTAGATGCTGATACGAAACCGTTCTCAGCGGAAAATTCTGCTCCCGGTGCACCTGATTCTTGCGCTACATCTTGCTCGCCACCTGCAAAAATGTTTGATGATGGCCACAAACAAGACATGTACGACATTAGCTCAATTGAGGACATAGCTGCCATAATTGGTTCGGCAATAGCTGACACAACAGTACCCTCACAACCAGAAGACCCTGAAAGAAATGATTCAAGAGACAGTTGGATGGACATCGACGCATGGATAGCAGGAGCATGCAGCCAACACAGTGATAAAATAGTACCACAAGACCTGGCTGAGTTTTTACCAAGCTCTCCACCGCCATCACTTCCAAGTTCTCACCATCCTGGCTTAGATTTTCCATGCAAACCAGGTCAGGAATTTTCAAAAAGTCAAGAATTCCTTCACAAGATTTCATCTCACGGACAAGCTGGCTCAACTCTACAAACCCTTCTCACCCATGGTTATATGCCTCTGCTTCAAAATAGGCTTCAAAATGGCCCACCGGTGAAACAAGAAGCACCCAGCTCTACTAGTTTTGGTATGGATGTAATATCGACCTCTTCCCCTCCAGGAAACGCTGTATCAACCACAGATGGCGTAGGTGGCCTCTTGAATGGCCGGTACCCACCTCATTATGCTCTCAGTTTGAAACCCGATGGACTCTGTAGTCCGGATCGGCTATTGGGCTATCCTCACGCCCACACAACAACTGCTACTCCTTCCAGCAAAAGTAAAAGAAGTCGAGCAAAGGCGAAACAATCAAGTAATGGAGGAAATATTCACGGTAGTTCTTTGGCTTTCCCCTCAGCGACGGCAGCCGAATTGAGCGGACTTCTTGGAAAAGAAAAGCCAGTTCATCGTTGCGGTATATGTAATAGAGGGTTCCTCAACAAATCGAACATAAAGGTGCACCTTCGAACTCACACAGGTGAGAAGCCCTTCAGGTGCGATGTCTGCGCTAAAGCCTTTCGCCAGAAAGCGCACCTCATCAAACACCAGCAAATACATAAGCGAATTGGGAGAGACTAA